The following are encoded in a window of Mycobacterium decipiens genomic DNA:
- a CDS encoding nucleotidyltransferase family protein translates to MTPRWVAGVVLAAGGSSRLGEPKQLLPYRGTTLLGATLAVARGAGFDQLIVTLGGAAQTVRDAVGLGGADVVVVEDFGTGCSASLRVALERVHPRAAGIVLMLGDQPGVDPATLRRMVAGAPAEGVMVCRYADGIGHPFWFSGDVFGDLSRLHGDKGVWKLVAAGRHPVRELAVDAPVPLDVDTWDDYQRLLESVPS, encoded by the coding sequence ATGACACCGCGATGGGTTGCCGGTGTCGTGCTGGCAGCCGGCGGCTCCAGCCGCCTGGGCGAGCCCAAACAGCTACTTCCGTACCGGGGTACCACCCTGCTCGGGGCGACCCTCGCTGTCGCTCGCGGCGCCGGGTTCGACCAGCTGATCGTCACATTGGGCGGTGCCGCCCAGACGGTGCGCGACGCGGTGGGGCTGGGTGGGGCCGACGTGGTCGTCGTCGAGGATTTCGGGACCGGGTGTTCGGCATCGCTGCGTGTGGCGTTGGAGCGGGTGCACCCGCGAGCCGCCGGGATCGTGCTGATGCTTGGTGATCAGCCCGGTGTCGACCCCGCGACGCTGCGCCGGATGGTCGCCGGCGCACCGGCCGAAGGGGTCATGGTGTGCCGCTACGCGGACGGCATCGGGCATCCATTCTGGTTCAGCGGCGATGTGTTTGGCGATCTTTCCCGACTACACGGCGACAAGGGTGTTTGGAAGCTCGTGGCGGCGGGTCGGCACCCGGTGCGCGAACTCGCGGTAGACGCTCCGGTGCCACTGGACGTGGACACTTGGGACGACTACCAACGGCTGCTGGAATCGGTGCCCTCGTGA
- a CDS encoding AAA family ATPase, translating into MTFTGPGDVIRLFDKQDYLLDTGTASAIYLAVTLGRPLLLEGEPGVGKTTAAKTLAVVLDTTLVRLQCYEGLTANEALYDWNYQRQLLSIRLAEARGKGMSEISEADLYTEDYLVDRPILRCVRHRGPTPPVLLIDEIDRADDEFEALLLEFLGESTVTVPELGTFLAERPPIAVLTSNRSRDLHDALRRRCLYHWIDYPDPARAAAIVRRTVPGATAPLIEHATQFVGSARDLDLDKPPGVAETIDWVAALVSLGVADLVDPSALVSLGALAKTPDDRTLLRDAFIAYSRS; encoded by the coding sequence GTGACCTTCACCGGCCCCGGCGATGTGATCCGGCTTTTCGACAAGCAGGACTACCTGTTGGATACCGGGACGGCGTCCGCGATCTATCTGGCGGTGACGCTGGGCAGGCCGCTGTTGCTGGAAGGTGAGCCCGGTGTCGGCAAGACGACGGCGGCGAAAACCCTTGCAGTGGTGCTAGATACCACCCTGGTCCGACTGCAGTGCTACGAGGGGTTGACCGCGAACGAGGCACTCTACGACTGGAACTACCAGCGTCAGCTACTGTCGATCCGGCTGGCCGAAGCGCGCGGCAAGGGTATGTCTGAAATCTCTGAAGCGGACCTCTATACCGAGGACTATCTTGTGGACCGGCCCATCCTACGGTGTGTGCGGCATCGCGGGCCAACCCCGCCGGTGCTGCTGATCGACGAAATCGACCGGGCCGACGACGAATTCGAGGCGCTGCTGCTGGAGTTCCTCGGCGAATCCACGGTCACCGTTCCCGAGCTGGGCACCTTCCTGGCCGAGCGCCCGCCGATCGCGGTGCTCACCTCGAACCGCAGCCGCGACCTGCACGATGCACTGCGGCGGCGCTGCTTGTACCACTGGATCGATTACCCGGACCCGGCCCGGGCGGCCGCGATTGTCCGCCGGACGGTGCCAGGGGCAACCGCGCCGTTGATCGAGCACGCTACTCAATTCGTCGGCAGCGCACGCGATCTCGATCTGGACAAGCCGCCCGGCGTGGCCGAAACCATCGACTGGGTCGCGGCTTTGGTGTCGCTTGGGGTCGCGGACTTGGTGGATCCGTCTGCACTGGTCAGCCTCGGGGCACTGGCCAAGACACCCGACGACCGTACGCTACTTCGAGATGCGTTCATCGCTTACAGCCGCTCATGA
- a CDS encoding SRPBCC family protein, producing the protein MKIANEFTVSAPIERAWDVLCDLEQVIPLMPGAQLIGHEGDDYLGKVKVKVGPVTSEFSGKVRFVEQDRDQHRAVIDGKGKEARGTGNAAATVTAQLHEAGEHTHVTVDTDLRIVGKLAQFGSGMLQQVSEKLLGQFVDSLEAELAARSSGSTESAPAAPEAAPIDLLELAGGGQLRKYGSAVLAVLAVLLLLGWVLHRRR; encoded by the coding sequence ATGAAGATCGCCAACGAGTTCACCGTCAGCGCGCCGATCGAGCGGGCCTGGGACGTGCTATGCGACTTGGAGCAGGTGATCCCGCTGATGCCAGGGGCGCAGTTGATCGGCCACGAGGGCGACGACTATCTCGGCAAGGTCAAGGTCAAGGTTGGGCCGGTCACCAGTGAATTCAGCGGCAAGGTTCGCTTCGTCGAACAGGACCGCGACCAGCACCGCGCGGTCATCGACGGCAAGGGCAAGGAGGCGCGTGGCACCGGCAACGCGGCCGCCACGGTAACCGCCCAGCTGCACGAGGCCGGAGAGCATACCCACGTCACGGTCGACACCGATCTGAGGATCGTGGGCAAGCTGGCGCAGTTCGGCAGCGGCATGCTGCAACAGGTGTCGGAGAAGCTGCTGGGCCAGTTCGTGGACTCGCTGGAGGCCGAGCTCGCGGCCCGGAGCTCGGGAAGCACGGAAAGCGCCCCCGCCGCTCCGGAAGCGGCGCCCATCGACCTGTTGGAGCTTGCCGGTGGCGGCCAGCTCAGAAAGTACGGTTCAGCGGTGCTGGCCGTGCTGGCCGTGCTGTTGTTGCTGGGCTGGGTGCTACACCGGCGGCGCTGA
- a CDS encoding vWA domain-containing protein: MATPALLRGVDLAAFAAALVARLRGAGIGVSASGQASLVRALQQLAPQTPAALYWAARLTLVNRLEELAAFDAVFAALFGTLGRAGPDGASRPPLPSPGSRTPAAGVVHRADGRSSGSQAQALPWATRPPATTADDQDGPTVALPDVLPSRIAARADESFDRFDPDDLRLLGTWLEATVARWPRRRSLRFESSPHGKRIDLRATMNASRSTGWESVLLARTRPRRRPRRVVLVCDVSRSMQPYAAIYLHLMRAAVLRRAGVHPEVFAFSTSLTRLTSVLSHRSAEVALERANARVTDRYGGTFIGRSIAALLAPPHGNALRGAVVIIASDGWDSDPPDVLVHALARVRRRAELLVWLNPRAAHPEFAPRAGSMAAALPYCDLFLPAHSLTGLHQLLLALADARAGLPGQNGGGSSSVWGGAGPV; encoded by the coding sequence ATGGCTACCCCCGCGCTGTTACGGGGCGTCGATCTCGCGGCGTTCGCGGCTGCGCTGGTCGCACGCCTGCGCGGCGCCGGGATAGGAGTGTCCGCTAGCGGCCAAGCGAGTTTGGTGCGGGCGCTGCAGCAGTTGGCGCCGCAGACGCCCGCGGCGCTGTACTGGGCCGCGCGGTTGACCCTGGTCAACCGTCTGGAGGAGTTGGCCGCCTTCGACGCGGTGTTCGCTGCCCTGTTCGGGACGCTGGGCCGGGCCGGGCCCGACGGCGCCAGCCGCCCGCCACTGCCGAGTCCGGGCTCGCGCACACCCGCGGCCGGCGTCGTGCACCGCGCGGACGGCCGATCCAGCGGCTCCCAGGCCCAGGCGTTGCCCTGGGCGACTCGTCCGCCGGCAACGACCGCCGATGATCAGGACGGCCCCACCGTCGCACTGCCCGATGTCCTGCCCAGCCGCATCGCTGCCCGGGCCGATGAGTCGTTCGACCGGTTCGATCCCGACGATCTGCGGCTGCTCGGCACCTGGCTGGAGGCCACGGTGGCGCGCTGGCCGCGGCGGCGCAGCCTGCGATTCGAGTCCAGCCCGCATGGCAAGCGCATTGACCTGCGGGCGACGATGAATGCCTCGCGGTCGACCGGCTGGGAATCGGTGCTGTTGGCACGGACCCGGCCCCGCCGCCGCCCCAGGCGGGTGGTCCTGGTCTGCGACGTGAGCCGCTCGATGCAGCCCTACGCCGCGATCTATCTGCATCTAATGCGGGCGGCGGTGCTGCGCCGGGCGGGGGTCCACCCGGAAGTCTTCGCGTTCTCGACGTCGCTGACCCGGCTCACCTCGGTGCTGTCTCATCGCTCGGCGGAGGTTGCGTTGGAACGGGCCAACGCCAGGGTGACCGACCGCTACGGCGGCACGTTCATCGGCCGCAGCATCGCTGCCCTGCTGGCCCCGCCGCACGGCAACGCGCTGCGCGGTGCGGTGGTGATCATCGCCTCCGACGGCTGGGACAGCGATCCTCCCGACGTGTTGGTGCACGCGCTGGCCAGGGTGCGTCGCCGCGCCGAGTTGCTGGTCTGGCTCAACCCTCGCGCGGCACACCCCGAGTTTGCGCCGCGGGCCGGCTCGATGGCGGCGGCGCTGCCCTATTGCGACCTGTTTCTGCCGGCGCACTCGCTGACCGGCCTGCACCAGTTGCTGCTGGCGTTGGCCGATGCCCGCGCTGGCTTACCAGGTCAGAACGGCGGTGGGTCGTCGTCGGTGTGGGGTGGGGCGGGGCCGGTGTAG
- a CDS encoding HNH endonuclease signature motif containing protein, with translation MFDATGPRSRAAVIAFFDELFERHYPSTTARSAELVEEICAFARVENRAAAAQLVSIGELFGYRLSRCTDTEDWAIDTEEAVAAEVGAALRISQGLAASRLRYARAMRERLPKVAAVFQAGDIDFRMFQTIVYRTDLITDRDVLAAVDAELAVKVARWPSMTRARLAGQIDKIVAKADADAVRRHTKNQTDREIWIGENEGGMSEIHGSLFTPDATALDKRLTALAATVCEHDPRSREQRRADALGALAAGADRLGCRCGRTDCAAGTRPPATPVVIHVIAEQASIDGRGTTPASQVGAEGLITADLVAELAASAKLVPLIHPGDAAPEPGYAPSKALADFVRCRDLTCRWPGCDQPAVHCDLDHTIPYADGGPTHAANLKCYCRTHHLIKTFWGWQDKQLPDGTLILTSPAGHTYVTTPASALLFPSLCRATGAIPSPEADPPPGYCPERTAMMPRRRRTRTQDRAHRIATERRHNHHARTVARTAPQAECPSYTGPAPPHTDDDPPPF, from the coding sequence ATGTTCGACGCAACGGGTCCTCGATCCCGGGCGGCGGTGATCGCCTTCTTCGACGAGCTCTTCGAACGACACTATCCCTCGACCACGGCGCGGTCCGCGGAGTTGGTGGAGGAAATTTGTGCGTTCGCTCGGGTGGAGAACCGGGCCGCGGCCGCGCAGCTGGTCTCGATCGGGGAGTTGTTCGGCTACCGGCTCTCGCGCTGCACCGACACCGAGGACTGGGCGATCGATACCGAGGAGGCGGTGGCCGCCGAGGTGGGCGCGGCGTTGCGGATCAGCCAGGGGCTGGCGGCCAGCCGGCTGCGCTATGCCCGGGCCATGCGTGAGCGGCTGCCGAAGGTGGCCGCGGTGTTCCAAGCGGGTGACATCGACTTCCGGATGTTCCAAACCATCGTGTACCGCACCGATTTGATCACCGACCGCGACGTGCTGGCCGCCGTGGACGCCGAACTGGCCGTCAAGGTGGCGCGCTGGCCCTCGATGACCCGCGCCCGGCTAGCTGGGCAGATCGACAAGATCGTGGCGAAAGCTGATGCGGACGCGGTGCGCCGGCACACCAAGAATCAGACCGACCGCGAGATTTGGATCGGGGAGAACGAGGGCGGGATGTCGGAGATTCATGGCAGCCTGTTCACCCCCGACGCCACCGCCCTCGACAAGCGGTTGACCGCGCTGGCGGCCACCGTGTGTGAGCATGATCCGCGCAGCCGTGAGCAGCGCCGCGCCGACGCGTTGGGGGCGCTGGCCGCCGGGGCCGACCGGCTGGGCTGTCGCTGCGGGCGCACCGACTGCGCCGCCGGCACACGCCCGCCCGCCACGCCGGTGGTGATCCACGTGATCGCCGAACAGGCCAGCATCGACGGGCGCGGCACCACCCCGGCCTCCCAGGTCGGTGCCGAGGGGCTCATCACCGCCGACCTCGTGGCGGAGTTGGCCGCCTCGGCCAAGCTGGTGCCGCTGATCCACCCCGGCGACGCCGCACCCGAACCCGGCTACGCGCCGTCCAAGGCGCTGGCCGATTTCGTGCGCTGCCGGGATCTGACCTGTCGCTGGCCGGGCTGCGACCAACCCGCGGTGCACTGCGATCTCGACCACACGATCCCCTACGCCGACGGCGGACCCACCCATGCGGCAAACCTCAAGTGCTACTGCCGAACCCACCACCTGATCAAAACCTTCTGGGGCTGGCAGGACAAGCAACTACCCGACGGCACCCTGATCCTGACCTCCCCCGCCGGCCACACCTACGTCACCACCCCCGCCAGCGCGCTGCTATTCCCCAGCCTGTGCCGAGCCACCGGCGCCATCCCGTCACCCGAAGCCGACCCACCACCGGGCTACTGCCCCGAACGCACCGCCATGATGCCCAGGCGGCGCCGCACCCGCACCCAAGACCGCGCCCACCGCATCGCCACCGAACGCCGCCACAACCACCACGCCCGCACGGTTGCCCGCACCGCCCCACAAGCCGAGTGCCCCAGCTACACCGGCCCCGCCCCACCCCACACCGACGACGACCCACCGCCGTTCTGA
- a CDS encoding glycoside hydrolase family 76 protein: MDQVWANRAASAEAAVTQRHLKRLWALPGTQLGVVAWPSSRRDRLFGTWHYWWQAHLLDCLVDAQLRDPQPHRRTRINRQVRSHRLRNNFSWINSYYDDMAWLALALERAARVVGVQRRRALPKLTDQFVKAWVPEDGGGIPWRKQDQFFNAPANGPAGIFLARYGDRLKRAEQMADWIDRTLIDPETHLVFDGIKAGSLVRAQYTYCQGVVLGLETELAARTSDDRHAPRVHRLVAAVNEHMAPSGVLRGAGGGDGGLFAGITARYLALVATTLPGYTAADVTARDTARAVVLSSAKSAWDRRQTVDGLPVFAAFWDRDAELPTATGRPAQFVEGAVTSSEAAERDLSVQLSGWMLMEAAHRAAAVSSLG; encoded by the coding sequence ATGGATCAGGTATGGGCGAACCGGGCAGCCAGCGCCGAAGCCGCCGTCACGCAACGTCACCTGAAACGACTCTGGGCGTTGCCGGGGACCCAGTTGGGCGTGGTGGCCTGGCCCTCGTCCAGGCGCGATCGGTTGTTCGGCACCTGGCACTACTGGTGGCAGGCGCATCTGCTGGATTGCCTGGTCGATGCGCAGCTGCGGGACCCGCAACCGCACCGGCGCACCAGGATCAACCGGCAGGTCCGCTCGCATCGGCTGCGCAACAACTTCTCGTGGATCAACAGCTATTACGACGACATGGCCTGGCTCGCGCTGGCGCTGGAACGTGCGGCCCGGGTCGTCGGCGTGCAGCGCCGGCGCGCGCTGCCGAAGCTCACCGACCAGTTCGTCAAAGCGTGGGTGCCTGAGGACGGCGGCGGAATCCCGTGGCGCAAGCAAGACCAGTTCTTCAACGCCCCCGCCAACGGCCCGGCCGGGATATTCCTGGCTCGCTATGGGGATCGGCTCAAGCGCGCGGAGCAGATGGCCGACTGGATCGACCGCACCCTGATCGACCCGGAGACACACCTGGTGTTCGACGGCATCAAGGCAGGGTCGCTGGTCCGCGCGCAGTACACCTACTGCCAGGGGGTGGTGCTTGGGCTGGAAACCGAACTCGCGGCACGCACCAGCGACGACAGGCATGCACCACGGGTGCACCGCCTGGTTGCGGCCGTCAACGAACACATGGCGCCATCGGGTGTGCTGCGCGGCGCCGGCGGCGGGGATGGCGGCCTGTTCGCCGGGATCACCGCCCGCTACCTCGCGCTGGTCGCCACCACGTTGCCGGGCTATACCGCCGCGGACGTCACCGCCCGCGACACCGCCCGCGCGGTGGTGCTGTCCTCGGCCAAGTCGGCGTGGGACCGTCGGCAAACGGTCGATGGGTTGCCGGTATTCGCGGCGTTCTGGGACCGAGATGCCGAGTTGCCCACCGCGACGGGTCGGCCGGCGCAGTTTGTCGAGGGCGCGGTGACTAGCTCCGAGGCGGCCGAGCGGGACCTGTCGGTGCAGCTGTCGGGTTGGATGCTGATGGAGGCCGCCCACCGCGCCGCAGCGGTGAGTTCACTCGGGTAG
- a CDS encoding VTT domain-containing protein: MNADVMALPDILDPMYWLGANGVFGSAVLPGILIIVYIETGLLFPLLPGESLLFTGGLLAASADPPVTIGVLAPCVALVAVLGDQTSYFIGRRIGPALFKKEDSRFFKKHYVTESHAFFEKYGPWTIILARFVPIARTFVPPIAGVSYMRYPVFLGFDIVGGVAWGAGVTLAGYFLGSVPFVHKNFQLIIMGILFVSLLPALISAARVYRARRSAPKGDPDPVVLPE, from the coding sequence ATGAATGCCGACGTGATGGCCCTGCCGGACATCCTCGACCCGATGTACTGGTTGGGCGCCAACGGCGTCTTTGGCTCCGCGGTGTTGCCCGGGATCCTGATCATCGTCTACATCGAGACCGGCCTGCTGTTTCCGCTGTTGCCGGGCGAGTCGCTGTTGTTCACCGGCGGGCTGCTGGCCGCGAGCGCCGACCCGCCGGTCACCATCGGGGTGCTCGCCCCGTGCGTCGCGCTGGTCGCGGTGCTGGGCGATCAGACCTCCTATTTCATCGGGCGACGGATCGGCCCAGCGCTGTTCAAGAAGGAAGACTCCCGGTTCTTCAAAAAGCATTACGTGACCGAGTCACACGCGTTCTTTGAGAAGTACGGGCCGTGGACGATCATTCTGGCCCGTTTCGTGCCGATCGCGCGAACCTTCGTGCCGCCGATCGCCGGGGTGTCCTACATGCGGTATCCGGTGTTTCTTGGGTTCGACATCGTCGGCGGTGTCGCCTGGGGTGCCGGTGTGACGCTCGCGGGCTACTTCCTGGGCAGTGTTCCGTTCGTGCATAAGAACTTTCAGCTCATCATCATGGGCATCCTGTTCGTCTCACTGTTGCCCGCCCTGATCTCGGCGGCGCGAGTCTACCGGGCGCGGCGCAGCGCACCCAAGGGCGACCCGGACCCGGTGGTGCTACCCGAGTGA